The genomic window TTCTTCCTAGACGATCAGATATAATAGTTCGGCAGCTAGAGCTGGTGGAGAGTTACCAACTCGCAGTTGAGAACCTCGGCACTCACCTTAATCCGCGCCTTCAGATTCTTCCTCGCCGATCAACCAAGAAGACGTTGACATCTTCATCCCCCCAAAAATCAGCAGATGGTAGCATGGGGACTACGGGTACTCGTCTTCCTTTCCTTAAGGATTGACATGTCTGACTTCAGCATATGGACTACAGTACATACTACATAAGTTGGGGACACTCTTGAACATTGTACATTTTACTGTAAGTCTTGGTAAATAAACTGTTTATATCGTTGATCATTTCTCATTTGCAATTTATGTGTTACCAATGCAATGCTCTTTCTTATTTACCCGAGGGGGTAACTCTGTAACATTGAGGGTGAGAGTGTGCAATCTGTAGATATTTCCTTACCTcttaataaatagaaatttctcaaatattCCACGTACACGCTTGAAAATGTAATTGAAATGATCGATTCTTATACACATACAAACTCTGTACCAAAACCCACATCTTCTCAAGATCGtaatacaaaaactaaaaccagaGGTCAATTTTAACAACATTTGCATATAGTATCGTAGTTGATTTCATTATTCATGGTAGAAGGGTTAACATACAGAAAgaccaaaaaacagaactcTCATTGCCACCTCTTATTCTGGAACGGGAATCAGACTTGGAACATAGACATAGCTACAATTATCCAGGTCATTGTAGTCCTCATCCGCTTCATGTCGTCCTGTCCGAATTCGTTTTGTAACCCCACCTTCGCCAATTTCGTAAAGAATGATGCTAGTATGATCATCATATTTTCCTACAAGTTGCTCGCACCATGCTATGATATTTCTGTTCTTGCCAATAAAGCACCCCGGAAGAGGCAGAATATCAATGGACCGGAACAACGGAATATCAGGGAGAGTCACACTGAAATATCTGCTGAACGAAACAACCTCATCACTCAACTTGTTTGTCACCGACACATGAATCTCCCTTGTTGCTTCATTTTGTTGTAACAGAGAAAGTCTATCTCCATTGAAACATCCTAATCGTTTGATATCCCAATAGAGTGGAGAATCGCATATGCGGTTGAATGTTTCCTTGGAGAAATCGAAACTTAAAATGAAGTTTTTCTTCTCCTGCAATTCAATCCAATACATACTTCCATTCACAGACACGCCGTCGACCTCAACATCTATTTCCCCATCAAACTTAGCCTCAATACTTCTCCACGAGCCAGAATTGAATTCATAGATCTGACACTTTGGAtatgattcatcatcatcatcatcaccaagaTAAGTAaacctcaagattttgtagtTATCACGAAATGTTTTGTCGTATCCAAACCCCAAGTAATCACTTCCCCAGTAACAAACCAACGGTGGTGACGGTTTGatccatttgatttttctcataACCGGATTCCAAACTGCAAGATTGGGGTCACTACCTAGTTCTTCGTAACACATGCCCAACATTAGACCATCACAGTGAATCAGAGTAAAATACTTGTGGCGAAGCTCGTTTGGGATTGTTGAAACGGCGAGGATTTCGGTCACGGGATCCAAGATTTGAACCCTCTCACGATTCTCGATTCTTAAGAACCGTTTCGTAGATTTATCCAAGTGCTTGTACATGAATCTCTTGTCGTTGCTGATGAGTTCGTACCATTTCTTGCACGTAGACTTGAATCGGAGCAAAGATTCTGCCGGAGTTCTCTGAAGTATCTCTAAGATTAAATCAAATGGCAAAGAAGAACCCATGGACGCTCGCTGTGAAAAGATCTGAATCGAAGCAAAGACTGATTCTTGAATAATAAAggtttcgtttttgttttctcttgtcaGGTCTAAGACTTTAAGCGCggatgacgaagaagaaaacgaactTATGAATCTTTTAACCTCATCGAACAGAGCAAGCAAACCGGTTACGGTTCAACATAACCAAAATTGTGAAGCTTTAACCATGATCTTGAAAATAAAGAGCAAAAGTTTTGACTTTGACCATTTTATTTGAGCAAGGAAACCGGTTACGGTTCAACCGAACCAAATTAAGGCCAAAATTGTGAACCCTGATCCTGAAAATTAAGGAGCAAAAGTTTTGACTTGGATAAGAATTCTTgtctctttctcctttatcCGGTAGGTTTTGGGATTCGTTAAATTGTGAGTGAACCGAAATTCGTTAAATTCATCAACTTGAGCAAACGAACCAGTTGCAGttcaaccaaaccaaaatggCGATGGTTTTTTAAGTGAAAAAGCAAGCGAATCGGCTACCCTTGAACCGGATCTCATATAGTAAGTATTTAGggtaatttaatttctttttcttgggtTCTAAGTTATCTTTCACTCGTAAGTCTcctgctttttcttcttcttattctaaTTTTTGGGTGCTTTTACTAAGATCCTTGCATAACTTCTTgtgaaatgaatatttttggaCGTAATATATGACCAAACATTGCATCTATTTTCCAAGTATGCACATGATGAACATACAATTGAAATGTTACATTTGTTCGTTGGAAGTGTTGAGGTCTTTCGATAATGATGCTTAGTTTCTCTGCTTTTGGGGTTTTAATAAATACTACATATGCGAATCTGGaccaaaacctaaaacttCTCAAGATCAttacaaataagaaaactgGTAGTTAATTAATGTCAATAACATCTCTGGATAGTACCTCAGTTGATTTCAACATAGTTGCATTGCATGGTAGAAGGACTAACCCTCATATATCTACCTCTTCTTTTGGAACCGGAGAGTACTTATCCAAGTGATTGTACATGAATCTCTTGCTGCTGACGAGATAGTATCATTGCTTGCACGTCCATTTGAATCGGTTTCAAAGATTCGGCGGGAATCTTGTAAAATATATCTTCTACTACATCAAGTGGGAACGACGGCTGCAACAAACGCTTTATGGAATCCATGGACGCTCTTTGCAAAAGGATTTGAATCGAATCAGAGACATTGATTCTTGATTATGAaggttttgttgtttcctttttcgttttctcagTTTGGTTTAAGAATTTAAGCGCGAACAAGGGAAGAGGGAAACAAGAGATCAATTTGTAAACCGAACCACATTGTGAATCTTTAACGGTTTATCCTCATTTTAGTAATACAGAGCAAGCGAACCGGCAACGTTTCAACCGAACCAAATGAAGACCAAACTCGTATGTATAGTCATTAGTCACTCTCACTCTCATTTTTTCCTCCGGGATTCAAATTTCGATCCTGTTAGAGGGGTTCACGATGGTTCGAGCGACGGTTCTGAATGTCGGTGATCACGCCAGTGAAGGTTCGAATCTAGTCTTGCTTACGAAATCTCTCTTCGCAATCTGTTCGTCTTCCTAGTTCtgtgttttaatttgaaatagaGAGCTCACATCTCGGGATTTTCAGATGGTTTTGTTCCGATTTAGATGCTAAATTGAGTCTCAGAAACCTAATAATACCTTTGTGGATCTTCGCTAATTGTTAGTGTTTCTCTTCGCATTCGattgtttcaatttcatttGCTTGGAATTTATGGGCGCAATGTTGTTTTTCATCGATTTTATGGGTTTCTTCAGTTTTTGCTCTAATTACACGAGAATGCTAGCCTTTCCATGATTAATTACGATTAGATTTGTTTGAAATCGGTAGGTGTGCGTACTAACAAAGCTAAAGGAGAGAAAATGGTTCTGGAACCTCCGATGAACAGTGCACAAAGACGAAAGTTGGGGGATATTACTAATTTGCAGAATCAGAAGAATCTAATGAATCAGGGAGCGAAGCATCAGCAACAAGCTATATTAATCTCTTCTAAAGAAAACGctgaaaatcttcaaaaggCACTGAGAAATTCTTCTGTTCGATATAGagaaatggattttttttccttgtcttTGACTGTGCTTATTCAGGCTCTTTATCAACATGTTTTTGCAGGAAAACACAAAGCTGATGAAAGTCGTCATGGAGAGAGAGTAATCTTTGttctaaaatatgaaaacttaTGAGTTTTGTGTACGTTTATTTGTTGCTAATacttattgttgttttgtgaCACAGTGGAATCAAAAGTGATCTGAAGAAACTTAGGATTGAATTTCAGAAGGTTCAAGAACAGAATTTGCTACTTGCCCAGGCTAACACTCGTATCTTGGCGGTACATCTCATCTTTGTATGGTTCAATTGGAGATGATTTTGAGAATTGAGTgtgatttcaaatttatttttcattattctttCCTGGCAGGAGTTCAATACAAGCAAAGACCAAGTATGCTTTTTCTGGAACTTAACTTGCTCAAACACAGGCTTTGATCATTGATTATAAGTTCCTCAGCTGAAATTTCTGTGCATTTCAGCTGAAGGTACTTCAGCACGAACTTGGTTGCAAGAATGGGTTAGTCATGGCCAGGAAAATGCTGCTTAAGGTATGTTATCGATTTGTATGTAATTTTCGATCACCATAATTGTAAACTAAGTTAATCACTcgtttgccaaaaaaaaaaaaagttaatcaCTTAAAAAATTGCCACATTTTCTTTCCAGGAGCAAACCCTTCCATGTACGCGTCATGCATCAAAAGTCAAGGTACTTATGATTATTGGCTTTTGTACTTATGGAATAGGACATTTCGACCCTACTGCTCCATTgttcttatgttttcttctgcATTGTTGTGACCTTCAGGCTCAAGCAAATGCTTGTGGTGGGGCTTGCAAAACCTTTCAGCCAAATGATGCAGATCATGAGCATGGTAAGATAAATCACAGTCAAAGATGAAATGTAACTCTTTCGGTTTTCATTGTTGGTTCTAGGAATCTCTTAGCGTGATCACCCTTAttgacttttttgtttcattttcagcTTCCGGGAGCTCCAACGCTAACTCATTGCAAAGAAATGAGAAAGCCAACAGTAAAAGGTTGGGTCTCTCTTGATGTTTCAACCATTGTCTTATAAAAACTTTTGGACAATCTTGTTATCCTGGatttcttgcttttctttATAGGAGAGTTTCTGGAAGGAAGAATCCCGCCAATTCCGAGGTATTAGATATAATTGGCAGATCGGGAGAGACATGTCAGATGGAAGACAACATTGACAACAAGAAGTTGGTCTCTGATAGTGACAATGATGCTGAAAACCATATAAATGACAATGTCCAAAGCAAAAGGTTTATTTATTCAAAGCGATTAGATaacgtaaatatatatttgtatttcaCTATCttatttttgcttcttcttttttgggttGTTTTTGCTACAGATATTGTGCAGGAAGACAGAGTAGCAGTTCTAAGACTCGAGAAGCCAGCCAAACAGAAACCTTGCAAAAGGTGGTTGACGCCAAAGAAATTAAGGGGGATGCAAGGTTTGTTTAACTGCCTTTTTccactttcaaatttgggaatAGCATTCAAAGTGGATGAAGAATAGTGGAACTGACTTGTGAGTATAcactttctctgtttcaaacAGGTTTTCTTTGACAAAGCATTCTGACTGGTTAAAATCTCAAGAACCTGAGCCATCTGAAAGCCTATACGAGTCAAGGTTGGTTAACTGTCCTTTTTCcagtttcaaattttggacTAACATCTAAAGCCTGTGAAGACTATTGGAAATGACTAGTGATTTTGCACTCTTTGTTTCAAGCAGGTTCCCTTTGAGAAGGCGTTCTGCCCGGTTAAAATCTCAAGAACCTGAGCCATCTGAAAGCTTCCATGACTCAATAGAGACAACCAAGAGGAGGAGGTCGGCAATAAGGTTAGGCTCTGTTTATAACTACTGTACCCTTCTGAAGGTTGATATAGTGCGATATGATCTTTTGCAGGTCTGCTATGTTTAATATCCAAGAGCTGGGCGTTATTCAAAACTTGAACGGTTTACCTGATGATCAAGAGATTGCTGCAAAGGCCAGGTTTGTAGAAGCACATGTTATTTCCTTTTCCACTAACATATCCCTGAACCAAGTACACTTATGCCATTTGcggtgttttctttttctttctttgtggaTGTCATTTCAGATGCTCTGCACGTGAACAGTCTACCGGGTCTAAACCCGAAGCAGTAGAACCACATGACACAAAAGAGATAATCGGGAAAAGCAGGTTTTGTAGTGATAGATAATTGTCTGTATTCTGCAGTATTACAGACTAAAGTGTTAAGACTGTTATCTAATGCGATTTTATTTTCCGCAGGATATCTTTGAGAAGACAGTCTGCGAGGTTTAATTTCCAAGAGCTGGGCGTGACTGAAAACTTGAATGGTCCACATGATGATCAAACGATTGCTGCAAATGCCAGGTTTGTAGTAGCTTCACATgttctttccttttccaaTCCTCTTGACTTATAACTTATTCATAAACCAAGTACATTTATGCTACTTCCTCTGATTTCTTTATGGATGTCATTTTAGATGCTGTGCAAGTGAACAGTCTATCGGGTCTAAACCCGAAGCAGTAGAACCACATGACATTGAAGAGAGAATCGGGAAAATCAGGTTTGTAGTGAATATAGATCAATTTTCTATATTCCGTTAAAGTAAAGACGTAAGAATTTTTATCTAAACTGGTATACTTGACAGAGTCTCTTCAAGAAGACAATCTGCAAACATTGAAACTCCGAGAGCCATCAAAGAACCTGCAAATCCGCCTTTGCATGATGACAATGTTGAGGAGTCTAGTCAGATATCATGTTCAGTTTCAATGGAGCTtaaaagagaatcaaagaagaaaccaacagGCGACGAATCAGAGGAAATGAGAAAAACAACTGTTGGAAGACCTTCAAGGCAAGCTgctgaaaaaatcaaatcgtACAAGGAACCTTCACTTAAGGAGAAGATGCGAGGGGGCTTCTGAGTCTTGCTAAGATCGAATACCCTCTCGTCAGCCTCGTATGTATTGGATTCTGCGACTTCACTTTTGTTCAGTGAGCTATTGCTCAATGCTGTAGATCACAATGTATATTCGTAGTTGCTTGTAGATAAAGCTAGCGAGTGGTCTTGCTACTGTACATGAAGCGGATTGGACGGTTTAATTCGGTTTGATGGAGAACCCCTCTGTGTACTCTGCTAAGTAAATTCTTTCACAATCTCATTTGTAAAGGggtgaaataatattttcttcatttttttcttacagtaaataaattagtaaaaacaaGCTCTCTAATTATATCATGGGTAATAAAACTCGAGCGgtggtaaaacaaaaacctgaCAGTTTTGAGTTGACAACGAACCCCATAATTCAAAGATTGGGAGACAGTGAAAAGTACACAAGTGAATCACGGTACGCAATCTACCGCCTTATTTCTTAAAAGATAATTCTAAggatttttgttcttttcttgttgttttcctATAAAAGGTTTAATAATTGTTACTTTAAAGGTTTTGATTTATCAGATAAACGAATGGCTAACGACTACGTTTCCActgttctgcttcttcttaGCCTCCTTATCTTCTTGAGTCAGCGTACTGATTCTGCCTCTATCGTCAAGTCTCTTCCTGGTTTTGATGGCCCTCTTCCCTTTGAACTCGAAACCGGGTTTGTTTTCCTCTCTTCCTGTGATTGTTTTATCTGTTGTTCTGAGTTTGGAAATAATCTTAAGTATGTATGAATATGATTCTGTGTGAATGAAAAGGTATATTGGTGTtggtgaggaagaggaagtgcAGTTGTTTTACTACTTTATCAAGTCTGAGAGGAATCCACAAGAAGATCCTCTTCTACTCTGGTTAAGTGGAGGACCTGGTTGCTCTTCTATCTCTGGTCTTCTTTACGAGAATGGTAATATCTAACAcatcacttctttttttaactcatAGTTATCATGTTATGTTGTGTCTCTCTCTGCTTCGTTTtctgtgatttgttttgttaggtTTGGAGCTTAAAAGATTGTCTTTCTCAAACCTTAAACGATGtacactctgttttttttacttaatagAATAGAAAACATTGAATCTCGTGTCTCTAAACCGCCAAAGATGCCAACCTTTCCTGCGTTTTGAGATAAGACAAACACACCTTTAAGCCTTGATATCACAAAGGGACAAAGAGCAAAAACAGCTGTTCCAATTTGTGGTCCAAGCTTTTAACCGACttgagttcttttttttttttgggcaaacaACCGACTTGAGTTCTTCTCACACTAACTAGAGTTCAAATTGGTCTCGTTTTAGCTTGATCCTCACGTGCTCATCTCCACATGTTTGAATCAGGGCCTGTGAATGTGAAGATTGAGGTTTACAATGGAACTCTTCCTTCCTTGGTCTCTACTACATATTCATGGACTAAGGTAGCATAAGGTGTTTGTTTCCACATGATGGTCTATGCTCAGATCTTTTAAGCTGtgtatcatttttttctcaggTTTCGAGTATAATATATTTGGATCAGCCTGTTGGAACTGGCTTCTCCTACTCAAGAACTAAACTTGTTAACAAACCCAGTGATTCAGGAGAAGCCAAGAGAATCCACGAGTTTCTTCACAAGGTGAAAGACTAACTTAATTGTctcttgaaaacattttttctttgtgcaTAGATACTTAGGAGGTTTTTCTGGTTGTTGTGCAGTGGCTAGGCAAGCATCAAGAGTTTTCCTCCAACCCTTTCTATGTCGGTGGGGATTCTTATTGTGGTATGGTCATTCCGGCACTCGTTCAAGAAATCTCAAAAGGTATGATTTTATTTCTGCAAATCAATCTCCAAGCCCTTTGCTGTttctatatcaaatatttctcTTTATAACAGTATAAACATGATGATGCAGGAAACTATGTATGCTGCAAACCTCCAATAAATCTTCAGGTTCATCGGTGTTTGTTGCTTCTTATATGATAGCTTATTAAGCATTGAAAAATTGATAGACTTCGTCCTTGGTACACTGACAAAAAAACAGGGCTATATTCTTGGAAACCCATCAACAGAAAATGAAGTTGATATTAATTATCGCATTCCATATGCTCATGGAATGGCACTGATCTCTGATGAACTCTATGAGGTATGGAAACATGAAATGTTTTGACCTCTTGTCCCCACAATGAAAGTAGATAATAAGCAAttcaaaaatcttattttcttgcaGTCAATGAAGAGAATCTGCaaaggaaaatatgaaaatgttgaTCCACGTAACACAAAATGCTTGAAACTCGTTGGAGAATATCAGAAggtatacacacacacactcatGGAAATGCTAGATGATGTTCTGTTCTTCCTAGTAATCACTAATAGAGacttttgtgttatttgtAGTGCActaaaagaataaacaaaGCACTTATAATAACGCCAGAGTGTGTAGACACATCTCCTGATTGCTATGTAAGTAATCCATCTTGTACTCTTTTCAACCATTGAGACGTATTTTACAAGGTTGCGTTTGCAGATGTATCGGTATTTGTTAACTACCTACTGGGCCAATGATGAGAATGTGCAAAGAGCTCTTCATGTCAATAAGGTAATATTATACATGACAAAAGGTcaaatttttcatatttttggtAACAAAGTGTCGAACTCTTTATGAGAATCTATGATTGCAGGGGAGTATAGGGGAATGGGTACGTTGTTATTTTGAGATACCTTACAATCATGACATTAAAAGCAGTGTACCGTACCACATGAATAACAGCATCGATGGATATGCATCTCTCATCTTCAGGTCAGGTTTAAACTCTAGCTTTTGAAGAATTacttcaaaattcaaatactttTTTGTAAACTTTGTGAAGTTTTTTGTGTAAACAGTGGTGATCACGACATGGAAGTACCTTACCTTGGAACTCAAGCTTGGATTAGGTCTCTTAATTATTCTCTCATTGATGACTGGAGACCTTGGATGATAGGAGATCAAATCGCTGGGTATTACCGTTTCTTTTGTTTCGATGGGCTCTCTTTGTTAACTAATTCTATTGTTGTATGAACTCATTAGACTCTTCTATTTGTTGCAGATACACGAGGACCTATGCCAATAAGATGGCATTTGCTACTATCAAAGCAAGTCTTTTcctttagtttcatttcaaatcAACGTTTTGAGTGCAGTTTTCACAATA from Arabidopsis thaliana chromosome 3, partial sequence includes these protein-coding regions:
- the SCPL7 gene encoding serine carboxypeptidase-like 7 — protein: MANDYVSTVLLLLSLLIFLSQRTDSASIVKSLPGFDGPLPFELETGYIGVGEEEEVQLFYYFIKSERNPQEDPLLLWLSGGPGCSSISGLLYENGPVNVKIEVYNGTLPSLVSTTYSWTKVSSIIYLDQPVGTGFSYSRTKLVNKPSDSGEAKRIHEFLHKWLGKHQEFSSNPFYVGGDSYCGMVIPALVQEISKGNYVCCKPPINLQGYILGNPSTENEVDINYRIPYAHGMALISDELYESMKRICKGKYENVDPRNTKCLKLVGEYQKCTKRINKALIITPECVDTSPDCYMYRYLLTTYWANDENVQRALHVNKGSIGEWVRCYFEIPYNHDIKSSVPYHMNNSIDGYASLIFSGDHDMEVPYLGTQAWIRSLNYSLIDDWRPWMIGDQIAGYTRTYANKMAFATIKASLFL
- the SCPL7 gene encoding serine carboxypeptidase-like 7 codes for the protein MKRYIGVGEEEEVQLFYYFIKSERNPQEDPLLLWLSGGPGCSSISGLLYENGPVNVKIEVYNGTLPSLVSTTYSWTKVSSIIYLDQPVGTGFSYSRTKLVNKPSDSGEAKRIHEFLHKWLGKHQEFSSNPFYVGGDSYCGMVIPALVQEISKGNYVCCKPPINLQGYILGNPSTENEVDINYRIPYAHGMALISDELYESMKRICKGKYENVDPRNTKCLKLVGEYQKCTKRINKALIITPECVDTSPDCYMYRYLLTTYWANDENVQRALHVNKGSIGEWVRCYFEIPYNHDIKSSVPYHMNNSIDGYASLIFSGDHDMEVPYLGTQAWIRSLNYSLIDDWRPWMIGDQIAGYTRTYANKMAFATIKASLFL
- the SCPL7 gene encoding serine carboxypeptidase-like 7 (serine carboxypeptidase-like 7 (SCPL7); FUNCTIONS IN: serine-type carboxypeptidase activity; INVOLVED IN: proteolysis; EXPRESSED IN: 18 plant structures; EXPRESSED DURING: 11 growth stages; CONTAINS InterPro DOMAIN/s: Peptidase S10, serine carboxypeptidase (InterPro:IPR001563); BEST Arabidopsis thaliana protein match is: serine carboxypeptidase-like 2 (TAIR:AT1G73300.1); Has 35333 Blast hits to 34131 proteins in 2444 species: Archae - 798; Bacteria - 22429; Metazoa - 974; Fungi - 991; Plants - 531; Viruses - 0; Other Eukaryotes - 9610 (source: NCBI BLink).) — its product is MKRYIGVGEEEEVQLFYYFIKSERNPQEDPLLLWLSGGPGCSSISGLLYENGPVNVKIEVYNGTLPSLVSTTYSWTKVSSIIYLDQPVGTGFSYSRTKLVNKPSDSGEAKRIHEFLHKWLGKHQEFSSNPFYVGGDSYCGMVIPALVQEISKGNYVCCKPPINLQGYILGNPSTENEVDINYRIPYAHGMALISDELYESMKRICKGKYENVDPRNTKCLKLVGEYQKCTKRINKALIITPECVDTSPDCYMYRYLLTTYWANDENVQRALHVNKGSIGEWVRCYFEIPYNHDIKSSVPYHMNNSIDGYASLIFSGDHDMEVPYLGTQAWIRSLNYSLIDDWRPWMIGDQIAGYTRTYANKMAFATIKGGGHTPEYKPEESYIMFQRWISGQPL
- the SCPL7 gene encoding serine carboxypeptidase-like 7 (serine carboxypeptidase-like 7 (SCPL7); FUNCTIONS IN: serine-type carboxypeptidase activity; INVOLVED IN: proteolysis; LOCATED IN: endomembrane system; EXPRESSED IN: 18 plant structures; EXPRESSED DURING: 11 growth stages; CONTAINS InterPro DOMAIN/s: Peptidase S10, serine carboxypeptidase (InterPro:IPR001563); BEST Arabidopsis thaliana protein match is: serine carboxypeptidase-like 3 (TAIR:AT1G73280.1); Has 3991 Blast hits to 3892 proteins in 459 species: Archae - 0; Bacteria - 494; Metazoa - 641; Fungi - 841; Plants - 1583; Viruses - 0; Other Eukaryotes - 432 (source: NCBI BLink).), which produces MANDYVSTVLLLLSLLIFLSQRTDSASIVKSLPGFDGPLPFELETGYIGVGEEEEVQLFYYFIKSERNPQEDPLLLWLSGGPGCSSISGLLYENGPVNVKIEVYNGTLPSLVSTTYSWTKVSSIIYLDQPVGTGFSYSRTKLVNKPSDSGEAKRIHEFLHKWLGKHQEFSSNPFYVGGDSYCGMVIPALVQEISKGNYVCCKPPINLQGYILGNPSTENEVDINYRIPYAHGMALISDELYESMKRICKGKYENVDPRNTKCLKLVGEYQKCTKRINKALIITPECVDTSPDCYMYRYLLTTYWANDENVQRALHVNKGSIGEWVRCYFEIPYNHDIKSSVPYHMNNSIDGYASLIFSGDHDMEVPYLGTQAWIRSLNYSLIDDWRPWMIGDQIAGYTRTYANKMAFATIKGGGHTPEYKPEESYIMFQRWISGQPL